The genomic DNA CGCCCGACGGCGGACAGGCGTGGGGACGTACGCGCGGGCGCCGGCTCAGCGCCGGTCGCACCGCAGGTCGTCGGGGTCGACGACACGGCTCATGGCGTCCATGCCCGCGTCGTTCGGGTGCAGATGGTCACCGCTGTCGAAGGCGGGCAGCATCCGGGAGGGCGCCGAGGGGTCCCGGGTCTCCGTGTCGAAGTCGGCGACCGCGTCGAAGGAGCCGCTGTCCCGGATGAACGCGTTCACCTCCTGCCGGACCCGCTCGCCGTCCGCGTTCCAGTCGCGCCATCCCTCGTACGGCATGACGGTCGCGCCGACGACGCACACCCCCGCCGCGTGCGAGCGTCCGATGATCTCCCGGTACCCGGCGATCAGCTGCTCGGCGGTGGGGGCCGGGACGGACTTGATGTCGTTGACCCCCTCCAGCAGGATCACCGTCTCCAGCCCGCGCTGTGACAGGACATCGCGGTCGAGCCTCTTCAGCGCACTCTGCCCGGCGCCGTCGCTGAGCACCCTGTTGCCCGAGATGCCCTCGTTGGCGACGCCCTTGATCCGGGTGGTCCGGTCGGCGGCGAGCCGCCCCGCCAGCAGGTCGGGCCAGCGGCGGTTGGTGTTCTGCGTCGAACTGGCCCCGTCCGTGATCGAGTCCCCGAACGCGGCCACCGCGCCCGTGCCGTGGCGGGCTCCCACCACCACGGCGTCGAGATAGAACCACGACGGGATCCGCTGGGTGAACGGGGCGGCGGACTCCTGCGCGGTGTGATCACCGGCGGGCGCCACAAAAGAGGTCTGGAGCGCCATCCGGTGACCGGAGGCGGTCGCTCCGGCGCTCTGTACGTAGATGCTGACCGCGAGGTCCGACTGCGGCGGGACGGTACCGGGCAGCGCGTCGCTGTACACGGAACCTCCCGCCGGTACGGTGACGGACGGTGAACCCCCGAAGGAGAGCGCGCGGTTGGTGCCCGGCACCACCGCCGCGTCGGTGGCCCGCCGGCCGGCGTACGCACGGCCGAAGGTCACCGGCTGATCGCCGAAGGCGTTGGAGAGACGGATCCGCAGGCCCTTGCCGCCGGCGCTCGTGCGGACGACGAGACGGTAGGTCCGGTCCTGGGTGGGGGTGACCTGACGGTCGGCGCTCGCGGCCCAGGTGACCACCTGCGAAGTGGCACGAGGGGCACCGGCGGCAACGCCGCTCGCGCCGTTTCCGGCGGTGCCGGCCGCTTCGGCGGTGCCGGCCGAGGACACCGCGGCCGTGGTCAGTACGGCCGTGGTCAGTACGGCGGCCAGGGCGACGGCCGCGCCGAGTGCGGTGAGCGGCACGCGCCGTCGGCATCGGGGTCCGCTCAGTGGTCCGGTGATGTTCATGGGTGCTGGTTCCTCCCCTTGCGATGCGGGGCGCGTCCCGCCCCGGGAGCAAATTCCTCATGGACATGTCAGGCGCGTGCCGAAGGCATTGACCCTCCCGGTGGCAAGCGCTGTCTACGCGAGGGCGTCGAATGGCCCGCGCACGCCCATGATTCGGCCGAACCCTGTCGGCTGCGGCCCCACGACGCGCGGGAGTCACCACGGCAGCGGCCGGACACCGCGGTGCCGGGCCGTCACCCCCGTACCATCGAGCAGCGTGAAGCTGACAATTCTTGGCGGTGGCGGATTCCGGGTGCCCCTCGTGTACGGGGCCCTGCTCGGCGATCACGCCGAAGGCCGTGTGTCCCATGTGACCCTGTACGACACGGACGCCGACCGGCTCGCGGCCGTCGCCCGCGTCCTGGAGGAACAGTCCGGCGGTGTCCCGGACGCCCCCGCCGTCCTCGCCACCACCGACCTCGACGAAGCGCTGCGCGCGGCCGACTTCGTCTTCTCGGCGATCCGCGTCGGCGGACTCGAAGGGCGCGCGGCGGACGAACGGGTGGCCCTGGACGAAGGCGTGCTCGGCCAGGAGACCGTAGGAGCGGGCGGCATCGCGTACGGGCTGCGCACCGTCCCCGTGGCCGACGGCCTCGCCCGGCGCATCGCCCGCCTCGCCCCGGACGCCTGGGTCATCAACTTCACCAACCCGGCGGGACTGGTCACCGAGGCGATGTCCCGGCACCTGGGGGACCGGGTCATCGGAATCTGCGACTCCCCGGTCGGGCTGGGACGGCGGATCGCCCGGGTGCTCGGCGCCGACCCGGACCGGGCCTGGATCGACTACGCGGGACTCAACCACCTCGGCTGGGTCCGCGGACTGTACGTCGACGGCCGTGACGAACTGCCGCGGCTGCTGGCCGATCCTGCCCTGCTCGGTTCCTTCGAGGAGGGCAGACTCTTCGGGACCGATCTGCTGCGGTCACTGGGTTCCGTCCCCAACGAGTACCTGCACTACTACTACTTCAACCGTGAGGCGGTGCACGCGTACCAGAAGGCCGAACAGACCCGGGGCGCCTTCCTGCGCGAGCAGCAGCTGGGCTTCTACGCCCGGATGAAGGAGCCGGGCGCCCCGGCCCGGGCCACCTGGGACCGCACGCGCGCGGAACGCGAAGCCACCTATATGTCGGAGAACCGGGAGGTGGCGGGGGCCGGCGAGCGCGAGGAGAGCGACCTGGAGTCCGGCGGGTACGAGCAGGTCGCGCTCGCCCTGATGCGGGCCATCGCCCGCAACGAGCGGACCTCACTGATCCTCAACGTCCGCAACCGCACCACCCTGTCGGCCCTCGACACGGACGCCGTCGTCGAGGTGCCCTGCCTCGTCGACGCGAACGGTGCCCATCCGGTCGCCGTCGCGCCTCTCCCGTACCACGCGACGGGCCTCGTCACCGCCGTCAAGGCCGTCGAACGGACGGTGCTGGACGCCGCCGCGAGCGGTTCACGCGCCACGGCGGTGCAGGCCTTCGCCCTGCACCCGCTGGTCGACTCCGTCGCGGTGGCCCGTCGGCTGGTCGAGGGATACACCCGTGCCCACCCGGGCCTCGCCTACCTCGACAAGCCATGACCGGTCTCTGCCGGGGCAGGGGCGTCAGGGGGTTTCGGCGGCCCGGAGTTCGCTGCTGACCAGGAGATGGAGCTGGGCCTCCAGCCAGGCGGCGGACCTGGCATCCTCGTCGGAGCGCTCGGCGTCGCCGGTGCCGGTGCCGGCACCGGTGTTGAGGAAGGCGCGGAGCAGCTCCGCGGACCGGGACAGTCCGGTCCCGGCCAGCGCGGTGGCCGCCTCGTCGATCCGGGCGCGGGCCGGTTCCGGCAGATGGCGCAGACCACTGTGGGCCACCGCCGCCAGGGCGGCGAGTGCCTCCTCCAGCGCCGACGTCAGCGGATCGGACGCCTGCCGCTCCACCGCGGCCAGCGCCGTGGAGCCGTCGCCCGGAGCCAGGTCCGGCACGACGACCCCGGCCGGGGTCTGTACCGCGATCGGGTCGATCCGGATGCCGCCGCCCGTACGGTGCACGGCGCCGCTGATCCTGGTGGCACCGCCCGCCAGCGCGTCGGCCAGGGCGTCCAGCGAACCGGGACACTCCGGCCGGTAGCCGGAACACACCAGGGCCCGCGTGCCCGCGGTGTCCCGGACGACCGCTTCCAGCCGCTGCTCGGCAGGGTCGTAGCCGACGCTCTCCACATCCGACAGTGCGATGACCCGCACGGTCTCCGCCTCGATGCGCGGCCGGACCAGCCGGGGCGGTCTGCCGTCCCAGGCCGCGGTCAGGGCCGCCAGATCCCGTACGAGCAGGGGCTCCGCGAGATCCGCCCAGGAGGCACCGACCGGCGTGATACTGGTCGCGCCCAGCCGGCCCCGGGAGACCGTCAGGGCACGGCTCGCCGTGCGCCGCACGCTTTCGCTGATCAGGTTGCCGGTGGCCAGCGCGGCCAGCGTCGAACCGAGGACCCGCCGGGTGGCGAGCCGGTGCCCGGTGGTCCGCTGCCCCTCGGCCGCGGCCCACTCCTTGCGGAGGACGAGCACGGTGGCGGCGCCCGGGTGCGCGAAGTACACCTCGGCGACGGTGCCGTTCCCGGCGGTGCGTATCCGGCAGCCGAGAGAGGTGAGTGCGACCCGGCGCAGCGGGGTGTCACCCGCTTCCCGGGTGCCGAGAACGCCGGGAAGCGCCGCCGCCCGGCGTCGGGCATGGATCTCGGTGAGCAGCTCGGCGACCCGTTCGGGGCGGTAGTGGGCGCCGCGGGCGGCGTACGCCGAGAGCTGCTCGGTCAGTTCGGCGACGGCACCGGCCGGCCAGTGCAGAGAGGCCGAGGACAGCGCCTCGCCCGCGCGGGCCAGTGCGCCCCCGAGGACCGGGCTCGCATGCGCGGTGCCCGACAGGAGCAGCTCGTCGGCGAGACCGGCCGCCATGTCCAGCTGCGGCCGGGCCGTGGCGTGGGCCGTGGCGCCGCCGCCCACCTGGAGGATGGACTCCCCGGTCCGGTCCGCCTCGCGGAACGCCCAGACGGCGAGGGCCACCACCTCGCCCTTCAGTACGGTGGCCGCGTCCGTCAGCGCGTACGCGATCTCGCCGGGGACCGGGAAGCGCACGGTGCAGGTGGGGAGTTCGACCCAGGGTTCGGGGCGGTCCGCTGTGGGGCGGTGCACGCGGGCGGCGTACCCGCGCTCGAAGGCGCGGCGGGCGGAACCGAGCGCACGCGCACCGAAGGCGGCCGTCAGCGTCCCGTCGTCCGCGGAACCGGGAGACCAGTGCGTCGCGGGGCCGGAGCCGGGTTCCACGGACCGGTCCGCCCCCGCGCCTGTTCCCGGGGCCGTTCCCGCGTCCGTTGTCGAGCGCGTTCCCGCGTCCGGTTCCGCGCCGGTCCCTGTCTCCGGTGACGAGGCCGGGGGGCGTTCGGGCGACGGCGTGGCCGCGCGCTGGTAGGCCAGTACCAGGATGATGAGGTGCCGGCACACACCCGGGGCCGCACAACTGCAGGCACCGTTGTCCAGGCCCGCGCCGTGCGGCAGCGCCGTGGCCGTCCCGTCCTCGAAGCGGGCGCGCACGGTGGCATCCGGATCGGTGGTGACGGCGGGGACCGCGCCCGCGTCCAGCTCCTTCGTGGCGCGCTTGACCAGACCTCGGTTGGCGAGGGCGGCGAGCGTGTCCGGGGTGAGGGCCAGCAGGTCCCGGCGGGCGGCGGAGTCCACCGCGGCCGTCCCTGCGCCCGCGCCCGTGCCCGTGCCGGTGCCTGTGTTCGGGTTTGTGCCCGTGGCCGTGCCGGTCATCGGCCCAGCCTCTCGGCGACGAACTCGGCCAGCCGGGCCGGTGTCATGGCGCCGATGTGCGCCCCGGCCCCGGCCAGCCGCCCCGCCAGCTCACGGTCGTAGTCGGGGTTCGCATCCTCGTCCAGCGCGGCGAGCCCCAGCACGGTGGTGCCCTGTTCGGTGAGGGCACGCACCGAGCGAACCAGCCGGACGGGGTCGCCCCCCTCGTAGAAGTCGGTGATCAGGGCGACGATCGTCCGGCGCGGATTCTCCACCAGGCCTGCCCCGTACGCCATGGCGCGCGCGATGTCCGTCCCCCCGCCGAGCTGCACCCGCATCAGCAGCTCCACCGGATCGGTCACATCGGAGGTCAGGTCGACGACATTGCTGTCGAAGGCCACCAGATGGGTCTTGAGCCCGGGGAGCTCCCACAGACAGGCGGCCGTCACCGCGGAGTGGATCACTGAACCCGCCATCGAGCCGGACTGGTCCACCAGCAGGATCAGCTGCCACTGGGTCAGATGCCGCTGGGTACGGGAGTGGAAGTGGGCGCGGTCGATGAGAATGCGCCGCTCCTCGGGCCGATAGTGGGCGAGGTTGGCCCGCACCGTCCGCCGGAAGTCGAAGTCCCTCGCCAGCGGCACCCGGCTCGGCCTGCGGGAGCGGGTGCCGTGGAAGGCGCGGCGGATCTCCGGTCGCAGCCGGGCGAGGAGCTGTGTGACGACCGCGGCGACGATGCGCCGCGCGAGCGTCAGGACCTGTGGGTTCATCAGGTGTTTCGTGCGCAGCACGGCGCGCAGCAGGGTGGGGCTCGGCTCCACCCGCTCCAGCACCGTGGGGTCCGTGACGATCTCCTGGATGCCGTAGCGCTCCACGGCGTCGCGTTCCAGACGCTCGATGGTGTCCTTCGGGAAGAGCCGGTGGATGTCCTCCAGCCAGTCGATCGCGGTCACGGCGGAGGGGCCGTCACCTCCGGTGCGCCGCGCGGAACCGGAACGCCGGACACCACGCCGTTCGAGATCGGGGTCCCGGCCGTAGAGCCAGTCGAGCGCGGCGTCCTGCGCGGCGGCCCCCCGGCCCAGCGGCCCGGTACGGGCCTCGGCCGGGGACCCCAGCACCAGCCGCCAGCGCTCAAGTCCCGCGTCGGGGGCGGCCTCCGGAGCCATGGGCCCGGGTACGGCCAGGGGTTCGGGTGAGGTCATGGCGCGACTCCCAGTCCGTAGCGGGTCAGCAAACGGGACACGTCCCTCTCCAGAGCGGCGGCCCGGACGATCAGCAGCGGGTCGGCGGTGGTGCGCAGCAGCGAACGCGACGAGCCACGGAGTCCGCGCCGCTCCAGGAGCCGTGCCGCGATCCGCTCGCGCTCCCGGGGCGGGAAGTACGCGAACGCCTGGCGCAGCGCGGGCAGTCCTGACAGGAAGTCCTCGTCGGGCAGGGCGCCGAGGAAGTCGTCCAGCACCGCGATCAGTGACGCAGGACCGTCGGCCGCCGAGCCCGTCACCTCCTCGCGGGCCACCGCGAACAGCCCGGCCAGCCAGTCACCGACCGCGTCCGCACCGCCTGCCGCGACCGTGCGCACGGCTTCACCCGGATCCTCCGGGGAGCCGGAGCCCAGCGCGCGGTACAGGCCGAAGGCCGCGCCGCGCAGATCGAGCGGGGCGGAGCGGTCGTGGCTGACCCGCAGCGCGAGCCCGGTGACGGTCTCCCGGTCCACCGACAGCGGTCCGGGCGCGTGCAGTACCGCGTCCCGCAGGGCGGCCACCGCGCGCAGCCGGGGACCGTCCACGCCCGCCGCCCCGCGGGCCCCCTCGACCAGCCGGAGCAGCCGGACCGCTGCGCCGTCGATCACGGCCCCGAGCAGCGGGCCGCGGGCGACGCCGTACACCCGGTCGTGACGCCACAGGCCCAGCGCCGTGGCGAGCACTTCGCCGAGCGGCCCGGGTGTCCTCAACCCGCCCACCCGGTCCGCCAGTTCGGACAGGAGCGGTTCGGACAGGGCGCCCGCGCCGCAGAGCACGGCGTCGAACAGGGCCCCGGCCAGGGCGTCGGCCTCCGCACCGATCCCGTGCGTGCGCTCGGTGAGGGCACGCACGGCGGCATCGGCGAGCGTCGCCCCGTACGCCCCGGCCTCCACCAGCGCGGCCTCCCGCCCGGCCGCCGGGGCCGGCTCCCAGCGCTCGGCGAACACCGGGTCGACGCCGTGCTCGGGGCCCGCGGTCCGGGTGAGGCCGGGCACCGCGAGGACCCGCAGCCGGTGCAGGACCCGGCTGCGCTCCAGGTCCCCGGGATCCATGAGGTCGAGGCGGTACACGGTCTCCGGGGGGCCGTCCAGGCGCAGCCGGGCGAGCTGCGCCGCCACATCGTGCACCAGGGGCGGCGCCGGGGTGGCCGGGTGCAGCCGCCCCGTGCGGTCGCCGCTGCACGCCGCGACCATCTCGACGACGGCGGGATGGGTGCCCGCCGCCAGTGCGGACCGCGACGTCCAGGGAAGCGGCCCGTCCAGATCATCCGTGATCAGCGCGCCCGCCAGCCCGTCCAGGACGTCGATCCTCGCCGGGCGGGGATGGCCGCGCAGTGCCGTGAGGCCCTGGGACAGGCTCCGGGCGGCGATCAGGTCCGCGGTGGACACCGCGTACCGGCGGGCCCGCAGCCGCTCGATGACGACGCGCAGGAGTCCGTCCGCCGCGGCCTCGGGTCCCGACTCCCACATCTGCTGGTAATAGCCGGGCGAGGGCATGCCCGACTGATAGCCGGAGAAGGAGTCCAACTGGCGGAAGGAGTACGGAACCAGGAAGCTCCCGGCCGACGCGCCGGTCGGCGGTACGGGGACCTCCGGCCATCCGTCGGCACCGAGGGCCCATCCATCGGCACCGGCCGCCGACCCGTCCGCCACATCGGCCGGTGCCCCGGGACCGCCCTCTCCGGGACCGCCTTGTCCGGGACCGCTCGCTCCTGGACCACCCGCTCCGGGGGCATCGCCCACGAGCGCGCGCAGCGCCGGCTGATGGAAGCCCCCGGTCACCACCAGCACCGGCCGGTCCCCGGACATGGCGAGAGCCGACCGTACCCACGCCGCCATGTATGCCTCGCGCACCCGGTCGCGGCCATCGGCCTCCGCATCGCCGCGCACCAGGGAGAAGTAGGCGTCGAGCCGCTCCGCGAGACCGTCCTCCGGCTCGACCTCGAACAGCCGGTCCCACAGGGCGTCCGTCGAGTCGACCGCGAAGTGCCGGCACAGCCGCTCCGTCGCCTCCGCGTACCGGGCCTCCGCATCGGCGTACCGGTTGGTCCGGTCCGCGAACGCCGGGTGCCAGGCGGGCAGGTCGATGAAACGGACCTCGGCCCCGGCCGCCCGGCCGGCCCGCAGCGCGACCCACTCGGGGGAGTAGTCGCACAGCGGCGCCCATGAGGTGGCCGACCGGTCCTCGTCCCGGTAGTGACTGAACACCGCGACGGGCAGCTCGTGCCCGAGCAGCAGCTCGTCCAGCCGGCCGTTCATCTCGGCCGGCCCCTCCACCAGCACATGGGCGGGCCGCAGTTGCCCGATGGTCCGCTCGACGAGCCGGGCGCAGGCGGGGGAGTGGTGGCGCACTCCCAGATGGACGGCGGGCATCAGCCGGCCAGCAGATGACGTGCGTCGTACAGCGCCTGCCACTGCGGGCCGCGGCGACGGAGCACCTGCTGTTCGAGGTAGCGGCGCAGCCTGGCCAGGTCCTCCGGGCTGTCCTTCGCCGCCGTACCGGCCAGCGCGGCCACGACATCGGCGGCGCTGCCGGGCTCACCGCGCAGGAACCAGCCGCGCACTCCCACGGCGTGGGCGACGGACACCGCCTCGGCCGTGCTCATCACCGCCGAAGGCCGGTCCGGGCCCGCGCCGCCCTTCGTACCGGCACCCGCGCGCAGTTCCCGGAACGTGCCGACCAGGACCTCCAGCACATCCCGGTCCGGCGGCGGCTCCACCCCCGAACGCCGCAGCAGCGTGGTCACCTCCGCCTCGACCAGCGCCAGTTCGGTGTCCAGGTCGGGGATCGGGAAGACCGTCTCGAAGTTGAACCGGCGCTTGAGCGCCGCGCTCATCTCGTTGACACCCCGGTCCCTGGTGTTGGCGGTGGCGATGACATTGAACCCCTGACGGGCGAAGACCATGCCGTCGTCGCCCGGGAGTTCGGGAATCGCCACGACCCGCTCGGACAGCAGCGAGAGCAGCGAGTCCTGGACCTCCAGCGGGCAGCGGGTGATCTCCTCGAACCGTACGATCCGGCCCTCCGCCATGCCGCGCAGCATCGGGGCGGGGACCAGGGACCGGGGCGTGGGGCCCTCGGCGACCAGCAGGGCGTAGTTCCAGCCGTACTTGATCTGGTCCTCGGTGGTGGCCGCGCCGCCCTGCACCGTCAGTGTCGAGACCCCGCTGACCGCCGCCGCGATGAGCTCGGACAGCAAGGACTTCGCCGTGCCCGGCTCGCCCACGAGCATCAGCCCGCGGCTGGTCGCGAGCGTCACCAGAGCCCGGTCGACGAGGGACGGATTGCCGACGAACTTACGGCTGACGCCCGTGCTCCCGTCGCCGATGACGAACCGCCGGGCCGCCCGCAGGCTCAGCTCCCAGCCGGGCGGGCGAGGATCGCTGTCCCCGGCCCGCAGCGCCGCCAGTTCGTCCGCGTACCGCACCTCGGCCGGTGGCCGCTGCACCTCCGCCGGTCCGCTCTCCCCGACGGCGACGGCGACGGCGACGGCGTCACCCGGCATCGCGGACCCGCTGGTCCCCGCCCGTGTCCCCGCGCTCATGCCACGACTCCCTCGGTGAGCTCCGCCAGGTCTCCGAGCAGCTCGGAGACGACCACCGGATCGAGCGCGCCGAAACGCAGGTTGTACGTGCGCCTGTTCCAGTGGTCCGCGGGTTCGGTGTCGAGCCAGACCGTTTCGAGCTTCTGGTCGGGGAACATGTCGACGACGCCGACAGCGATGCCCTCGTACAGGGCGATCACGAGGTAGCAGTCGTCGCCGAGCCGCTTGGAGATCCAGCGCTCCACGCCCGCGTCCTGCGGGACTCCGCGCTGCCAGCCCCGCCGCTCCAGGCCGAGCACCTTGCCGATCGGCACCGTGAGGCCCTCGAACCGGGGCAGCCGGTAGCCTCCGGCCTCCTCCTCCGTCAGCGCGTGCACCGCACGGCCGAGCTGCGGGAACGGCTGAAGGATCTCGTAGTCCGCGAACACCTCGGACCAGACGGTCAGTTCGTCCCCGAGGTGCAGGGGGTGCGCCAGGCCCACCGTCGCCCCGTCGGGCAGGGCGAACCCGTCGTCCCCGGCATCGGCGAACGTACGGTCCTCCGCCACCCGGAAGGACACCCGCGCTCCGTCGTGGTCGCTCAGCCACACCAGCCGGCGCACCAGGTGCCACAGCAGGGGATGGCCGACGAACAGCTCGCGGAACTCCTGTGCCGTCCAGGTGCGGCCCGTCACCATGGCCGCCTCCAGCCGCCGGACCTGATCGGCCGCGATGGTCCGCACATCCTTCTTCAGGGCCATGAACCGCTTGCGCTCCGCCGGGGCCGCTTCGGCGTCGTCCCGGGCGCCGGGGGCCGGCAGGTCCTTGCGCCGCTTGCCGTCGGCGTCCAGGACGTAGGGCCTCAGCTGTTCGTCGAAGCCGACGGTGAAGGTCCGCGGGCCGTAGTCGATGACGGTCGAACCGTCGGCGTCCAGCCCGAAGTCCGGCACCAGCCGGTCCGCGAGCTGTTCCCCGGTCAGTCCCAGGCCCGACGCCACTTCGGCGATCTTCTCCTGGGCGCGGACCTTCAGCCCCTTGAACTTCACCCGCTGCGAGATCGCGTTGAGATGCAGCAGCGCGACATCGCTGCCGATGGAGGCGAGCACGTCGAGGCCCTCGACGGCCCGGTGGTGCGCGCCCTCCCCGGGCCAGGCCCGGATGACCGGAGTCAGCCTGCGGACGGTCCCGTCGTCGCCCAGCAGCCCCAGCGCGTGCAGGGCCCAGGACTCCGAGGCCGGCAGATTGGCCTGCTGCCACTGCTGGAACAGGGCCCAGGCGAACTCCGCGAGCGAGGCGGGCTCCGCGGTCTCCCGGAGCGCGGCGACGCCCGCGTACACATCCCCGGGCCGGGACAGCGCCAGCATCATCACGGCGTCGCGCACCGAGCGCTCGGGCAGCGCGCCGCCGGAGCGGACCAGTATCTGCGGGAGCAGCACGGGCTCCGCCCACCCCGGTACCTCCGGCATCCTCGCGGGCAGGACCCGCTCCAGGGGATCGGCGGCGAGCAGCCCCTCGACCGCCTCCATGGCCCGCTCGCCGTACGACGCGGCGGCCTCACGGACCACCCCGTCACCGTGGACCGAGGCGATCTGGAGCAGTGCGTGCTCGGCGGAGCGCCGGGCGGCACCGGCCTTGCCCACCGCGTCCGGGACCAGCAGCCCGGCGGCCTCGGCCCCGTGCCGCACGAACCAGGTACGGGCTGTCGCGGCCGTGGACTTGAGCCGCACGGCCCAGTCGGCCATGTGCCGTGCGACACGCACATCGACGAACGGGAGCAGCAGCGGCGCGAGCCGTCCGGGCTGCCGGGGCACGGCCCGCAGCAGCAACGGCAGGGCGGCGAGGCCGAAGCGGGCGGCGATGGGCTTGAGCGTGTCCTCACCGTCCCACAGATCGGTCGGGTCCCAGGTGGCGAGGTGCGGCGCGACCAGGTCCTCGGGCCCATGGACGTAGACCCAGGCGGGATGAAGGCCGTCGGAGTCCAGGGAGTGACGCAGGTGCGTGAACTCCTTGTCCCAGTCGCGGATGTCCTCCTTGCGGGTGTACCAGCTGGAGCATGCCGCCCAGCGCTCCCGCTCGTCGCGCTCCCAGCGGGCCGAGGGCTCGCCCACCGCCTCCAGACCGGTCACGACGACGGTCCTGACCTGCGTACGGGGCCTGGACCAGGGCGGGGACGTCAGCACGGCGGGCAGCGCGTGCGCGGGCGCGTCGGCGATCCGGTCCACGGGGTTGAGCAGCGGTTCGACGGTCTCCGCGAGCTCGGGGGAGAGGGCCGGGAGCAGGGACGCCACCAGTTCGCGGTGGGCTCCGATGTGGCCGAGGAGCAGCTTCCGCGATGTCTTGGACGTCGCTCCGGCGGAGTCCCGCACATCGGCACCGAGCAGCCGCAGCGCGCGCGCCGGATAGCGTCGCATCGCGTCCAGGAGGGCCGCGCGGGAGTGCTTCTTGTCCGAGTTGCGCAGCAGGGCGAGGAAGGCCTCGTCCGTCGGGATCTCGGTCAGCGCCTGGGCGACGAGCTTCTCCCCGTCCGCGTAGCAGTACCCGGTCAGGGCCTCCGCGAGCAGGGGGGCGACGGCCGTGCCGATGCCCTCGGCGACGGTCGCGATCAGGGCGACGCTGTGGCCGAAGCCGGGCTGCTCGCTGAACGCCCCGACCTGCTCGGCGGAGTCGAGCGAGGAGAACACCATGGCGAGGAGGGACTGATCGCGCTCGCCGGTCACCTCGGCGTCCGTGCACAGACCGGCGACCCAGGCGCTCTCGCTCGGTGCCAGATACGCCGCGATGATCCTCCGCTGCGCGGTGGTGCGGCAGTCGGCGAGCGCCGCGACCGTCGCGCGGTAGGTCTCCTCGTCGGCGGCCGCGATCAGGGCCCGGACGCGGTCGAGCGCGGGGCGGCGTTCGCTGGACCAGTAGGCGTGCCGGGCGCTGCTGAGCAGCTGGAGGATGGGCCGGGTCCGCTGGTGCCCGTTCCGGTTCCAGCGGGCGTTGATCTCCAGGAACTCCACCGCCGCGCACGCGGCGAACGGCAGCCCGTGGCGCGCGGCCCAGGTGTCCGCCCAGGCGGAGTGCGGCGCGGAGATCGTGACCATCGCGGCCAGTGCGGCCGCGCCGACGGGGGACGGATCACCGGCGAGGTGCGAACGCACCGTGGTGGCGAGGGCCGAATCGGTGCGTGGCGCGGTGAGGAACTCCTCGATCCACGCGGCATCCTCCGTCACCCGCGCCTCGACCGCCTCCAGCACCTGGCGACGGGCCTTGCCGGGCGCCCGCGGCACACCGCCCCTGCGGGGGTGGAGCACCCGCCGCCAGTTGGCCGGGAGTTCGAAGGTGTCCTCGTCGGGGAGGGGGGCCGCGGGAGCGTCCCCGGAGCCGTCCCCGGTCTCCGGCACGCCGCCGGACACGGCCGCTTCGGAAGAACCGGGGGAGTGCGGGGAGCCGGCGGAACCGGGAGCGCCTGCGGTATCGGCGGAAACGGAAGCGGCCGGGGAACCGGAGGAGCCGGCGGAAGCGGAAGCGGCCCGGGATCCGGGTGAGCCGGCGGAAGCGGAAGCGGCCGGACTCGACGCGGAACCCGCGCCCGCCGCACCCACCTCGCGGTACCCCTTGCGTTCCTTCTCCGCGATCGTCTTCAGCATCTGCGCCCCGGCCGCT from Streptomyces sp. NBC_00654 includes the following:
- a CDS encoding AAA family ATPase — encoded protein: MSAGTRAGTSGSAMPGDAVAVAVAVGESGPAEVQRPPAEVRYADELAALRAGDSDPRPPGWELSLRAARRFVIGDGSTGVSRKFVGNPSLVDRALVTLATSRGLMLVGEPGTAKSLLSELIAAAVSGVSTLTVQGGAATTEDQIKYGWNYALLVAEGPTPRSLVPAPMLRGMAEGRIVRFEEITRCPLEVQDSLLSLLSERVVAIPELPGDDGMVFARQGFNVIATANTRDRGVNEMSAALKRRFNFETVFPIPDLDTELALVEAEVTTLLRRSGVEPPPDRDVLEVLVGTFRELRAGAGTKGGAGPDRPSAVMSTAEAVSVAHAVGVRGWFLRGEPGSAADVVAALAGTAAKDSPEDLARLRRYLEQQVLRRRGPQWQALYDARHLLAG
- a CDS encoding WGR and DUF4132 domain-containing protein codes for the protein MRRWEYVEGTASKFWETGSDGLTVTVRYGRCGSDGRTQTKEYASAEAAGAQMLKTIAEKERKGYREVGAAGAGSASSPAASASAGSPGSRAASASAGSSGSPAASVSADTAGAPGSAGSPHSPGSSEAAVSGGVPETGDGSGDAPAAPLPDEDTFELPANWRRVLHPRRGGVPRAPGKARRQVLEAVEARVTEDAAWIEEFLTAPRTDSALATTVRSHLAGDPSPVGAAALAAMVTISAPHSAWADTWAARHGLPFAACAAVEFLEINARWNRNGHQRTRPILQLLSSARHAYWSSERRPALDRVRALIAAADEETYRATVAALADCRTTAQRRIIAAYLAPSESAWVAGLCTDAEVTGERDQSLLAMVFSSLDSAEQVGAFSEQPGFGHSVALIATVAEGIGTAVAPLLAEALTGYCYADGEKLVAQALTEIPTDEAFLALLRNSDKKHSRAALLDAMRRYPARALRLLGADVRDSAGATSKTSRKLLLGHIGAHRELVASLLPALSPELAETVEPLLNPVDRIADAPAHALPAVLTSPPWSRPRTQVRTVVVTGLEAVGEPSARWERDERERWAACSSWYTRKEDIRDWDKEFTHLRHSLDSDGLHPAWVYVHGPEDLVAPHLATWDPTDLWDGEDTLKPIAARFGLAALPLLLRAVPRQPGRLAPLLLPFVDVRVARHMADWAVRLKSTAATARTWFVRHGAEAAGLLVPDAVGKAGAARRSAEHALLQIASVHGDGVVREAAASYGERAMEAVEGLLAADPLERVLPARMPEVPGWAEPVLLPQILVRSGGALPERSVRDAVMMLALSRPGDVYAGVAALRETAEPASLAEFAWALFQQWQQANLPASESWALHALGLLGDDGTVRRLTPVIRAWPGEGAHHRAVEGLDVLASIGSDVALLHLNAISQRVKFKGLKVRAQEKIAEVASGLGLTGEQLADRLVPDFGLDADGSTVIDYGPRTFTVGFDEQLRPYVLDADGKRRKDLPAPGARDDAEAAPAERKRFMALKKDVRTIAADQVRRLEAAMVTGRTWTAQEFRELFVGHPLLWHLVRRLVWLSDHDGARVSFRVAEDRTFADAGDDGFALPDGATVGLAHPLHLGDELTVWSEVFADYEILQPFPQLGRAVHALTEEEAGGYRLPRFEGLTVPIGKVLGLERRGWQRGVPQDAGVERWISKRLGDDCYLVIALYEGIAVGVVDMFPDQKLETVWLDTEPADHWNRRTYNLRFGALDPVVVSELLGDLAELTEGVVA